The genomic region TTTCTGACGATAACGCTACCTCTTCTGTAGTATACCGGAATCTAAAATTTACCTTGtaatattgaaaatttgctGCAAGTTTTGAAACTGACGGCATCAATAGTCACAGAAATGTTAACAAATCCGTTTCCGTCGTAAACTTCCGCATTGTCTATTGAAATCCAATGTTCCTCAGCCCCACCCGGAAAATATACTTGAACCGATTCTACCCCAGCTTCAGCGACAGCTCTGACGAGTATGTCTCGTCCTACAAGAAGATGGTCGCTGATTCTGTACACATCTGTGTCTTGAGGGTAGTGGTAGAACAACGGTCGAATAATTGGATCTTTATTACGAGTATGTTCGTAAAAGAGAGTGTACCATACTGGAAGATGCTTGTAACGGAGTTGTAGAGCGTTTCTTATCACTTGTTGAACCTCCTCGTCGAAGAGATAAGGTTCCCGTCTCATCGACCCCGAAGTGGAGTGGGCTCTATAGAAAGGTAACCAAACTCCAGCTTGGTACCACCTTTGCAACAATTCCACATCTGGATCGTTGGCGAAACCGCCAATGTCAGCGCCACAAAACACAATTCCGAGGAGGTTGGCGTCGAGGCACTGGGAGTAGCTCACACTGAGATAGCCCCAATCGGCAGTGTTGTCTCCGGTCCAAATTGCAGAATATCTCTGAGTACCGGCGAAATGAGATCTGGTGAGGACGAAGGGACGTTTGGTACCGTTGTCACGTGCCATCAGACCTTGATGTGTTGACATTGTCTGTAAAAGAAAAACTTGAAAAGTGTTAGTCGAACGTGGAGCACAAATTTACGTGTAGTAAGCCGTAGATGTTATGGATGTCGCGATGTACCACTCCCCCATAATGTAGAGCATCACCAGGAAGTGTTTTTTCGATGCTGTTGTCGAAAACTGAAGGTTCGTTCATGTCGTTCCAAATACCAGCAAGAACAGGAGTCGTCGATGGGAAATTATCATAAGAATAGAAGCTACTGTAGTAGTCGCGAGCTTCAGGATTCAAAAAGTCCATGTAACTGCTAAGACCAGGCCAACAGTCTCCTGTAATAGTTGAAAGTAGCACCCGAACAACAGTTACAATATGGTACCTTCAAAATTAGAGCCATCGGCATTCTTCACGAAGAGATCTTTCTCCAAAGCTCCATCATAAACGCTGTAGCCAGTTTCCACTTTAATATGAGGGTCAATGATGGTCACTAGTCGTTTATTTGTGGCCGAAATATTCTGTTGCATCTCTACCGGATCGCTAAACATGTTCGAATCCCAAGTGAAGTACTTCTTTCCATCTGTGTACTCGATATCAAGCCAGATCACATCTAAGGGAAAATTGTAGGTGGTGAAATTGGCAACTACGTCTTTGACATCATCTTGACTATCATAATTCCAACGTGATTGGTGGTACCCTAATGCCCACAACTAACACAAAATTAATAGAAGTGTCATCTAGTGTCTAGTGTATTATTCACCTGTGGGAGATGAGCGGTACCTGTGAGACTCACGTATTGTCTCACCACTTCGGTTGGAGTGGGAccaagtaaaataaataaatctagTAATCCACTCTCGACCATGATGTAAGCTTGAGGGTTTTCATCGTTGGTTATTTCAACCCATTGTTCGGCTGCGTTGTGTAGAAATATACCAGCGGTGCCATTGGGGCTAGAAAAATATAGACTATCAGTACCTGATGATGCGGAAGAAACGGATTAGTACCCATGTCCGTACAACACTGGAACGGCTCCATACAGAGCCATGGGTGAGTTCAGTTCGTACCCG from Tenebrio molitor chromosome 8, icTenMoli1.1, whole genome shotgun sequence harbors:
- the LOC138137264 gene encoding neutral alpha-glucosidase C-like; the encoded protein is MATMLMSSSWIFALLPSLCSSADHDTFKDCSRVNFCKTLRNRSAQDKYTVDETGFTTDAPNGRVDMPLRVNDSSAFLNFSIFALTDNRFRIQVKEINSSRQELDHVLAGAPPVVGMHRFDVNTNFISISLGNNLFIIEFSPFTIVIFSNDVLQVILDGFNLEDSLDQAFAFAVSFPQALQLYGIHEHADSLTLQTTQVGGTDPYRLRNLDVSGYELNSPMALYGAVPVLYGHGPNGTAGIFLHNAAEQWVEITNDENPQAYIMVESGLLDLFILLGPTPTEVVRQYVSLTGTAHLPQLWALGYHQSRWNYDSQDDVKDVVANFTTYNFPLDVIWLDIEYTDGKKYFTWDSNMFSDPVEMQQNISATNKRLVTIIDPHIKVETGYSVYDGALEKDLFVKNADGSNFEGDCWPGLSSYMDFLNPEARDYYSSFYSYDNFPSTTPVLAGIWNDMNEPSVFDNSIEKTLPGDALHYGGVVHRDIHNIYGLLHTMSTHQGLMARDNGTKRPFVLTRSHFAGTQRYSAIWTGDNTADWGYLSVSYSQCLDANLLGIVFCGADIGGFANDPDVELLQRWYQAGVWLPFYRAHSTSGSMRREPYLFDEEVQQVIRNALQLRYKHLPVWYTLFYEHTRNKDPIIRPLFYHYPQDTDVYRISDHLLVGRDILVRAVAEAGVESVQVYFPGGAEEHWISIDNAEVYDGNGFVNISVTIDAIPVYYRRGSVIVRKETVRLSSDEMANDGYTLYVNLDAYNKATGTVYLDDNTSFNYVDNKEYNYLKIDMEGSDVTLTKVDEDANSNGFDFVIDHVVVNKVIKEPENGSFGRYEQKLYTKDTSQELLKNLKFTFDEPAKIKLT